A region of Diceros bicornis minor isolate mBicDic1 chromosome 31, mDicBic1.mat.cur, whole genome shotgun sequence DNA encodes the following proteins:
- the LOC131395305 gene encoding LOW QUALITY PROTEIN: olfactory receptor 10V1-like (The sequence of the model RefSeq protein was modified relative to this genomic sequence to represent the inferred CDS: inserted 1 base in 1 codon) — protein MRMRTQWLQIVFLLQLDLSQAQGHRRVTLPMTSFLVPGLIDEENQTGAVHLHFHPFSTDPAVASLXFLAFLLLYLGSLIGNVTIGLIVWRDHSLHTPMYFLLFALAMLEIGFSTNIAPLTLASILSTGKMLISLPGYGAQMFFFILLGGSDWILLAVVAYDRYMALHHPLRYNLIMSWQVCGQMTLGSLGLGFLLSLPLTILICPLPFCGHDEVYHFFCDMPAVIRLAYADTHMHEAALYAISFIILSIPSLLITLSYVFLMAAILKIHSAEERHKAFSTCSSCLTVVLLQGGCGSLIYLCPSSSYSPERGQVVSVVYTFITLVLNPLIYSMRNKLLKDALKKEEITRFLLLRAH, from the exons ATGAGGATGAGGACTCAGTGGCTGCAGATTGTGTTTTTACTACAGCTGGATCTGTCCCAGGCTCAAGGCCACAGGAGAGTCACTTTGCCCATGACTTCCTTCCTTGTACCAGGTCTAATAGACGAGGAAAACCAGACAGGAGCGGTGCATTTACACTTCCACCCCTTCTCCACAGACCCAGCAGTGGCTTCCC CTTTCCTCGCCTTCTTGCTGTTGTACCTAGGAAGCCTCATTGGAAATGTCACCATTGGGCTCATAGTCTGGCGCGATCACTCCCTCCATACTCCAATGTACTTCCTCCTTTTTGCACTAGCCATGCTGGAGATTGGCTTCTCCACCAACATTGCTCCCCTGACTTTGGCTAGCATCCTTTCCACGGGGAAGATGCTTATCTCTCTCCCTGGTTATGGGGCCCAGATGTTCTTCTTCATCCTTCTTGGAGGGTCTGACTGGATCTTGCTTGCTGTCGTGGCTTATGACAGGTATATGGCACTCCATCATCCACTGCGTTACAACCTCATCATGAGTTGGCAAGTCTGTGGACAGATGACTTTAGGTTCTTTGGGGCTGGGATTCCTGTTGTCACTGCCTCTGACCATTCTCATCTGCCCCCTTCCATTCTGTGGCCACGACGAAGTCTACCACTTCTTCTGTGACATGCCTGCAGTTATACGCCTGGCCTATGCAGACACCCACATGCACGAGGCAGCTCTCTATGCCATCAGT TTTAT CATCCTCAGCATCCCCTCCCTGCTTATCACTCTCTCCTATGTCTTCCTCATGGCTGCCATCCTGAAGATCCACTCAGCAGAGGAGAGGCacaaggccttctccacctgctcctcctgcctgactgtgGTCCTGCTCCAGGGTGGATGTGGAAGCCTCATCTACCTGTGCCCCAGTTCCAGCTACTCTCCAGAGAGGGGCCAGGTGGTGTCTGTGGTTTACACATTCATCACCCTTGTGCTGAATCCTTTGATCTACAGCATGAGAAACAAGTTGCTTAAGGATgctctaaaaaaagaagaaattacaaggtTCTTGCTGCTCAGAGCACATTGA